The proteins below come from a single Candidatus Reconcilbacillus cellulovorans genomic window:
- a CDS encoding sporulation protein, with amino-acid sequence METLLTMSRNFFVAFGMVVGASLLSGLWAMLLLKPPAPAILETARNVKVWALVAAVGGTIDPIRTIEFNLSEGMIPSAIRQMLCIAAAFAGAHAGTELMNWIGEEGAHR; translated from the coding sequence AAACCTTGCTCACGATGTCGCGCAATTTTTTCGTCGCGTTCGGCATGGTCGTCGGCGCTTCGCTTCTTTCGGGCCTCTGGGCGATGCTGCTTCTGAAACCGCCCGCGCCGGCCATCCTGGAAACGGCGCGAAACGTCAAGGTGTGGGCGCTCGTCGCCGCCGTCGGCGGCACGATCGACCCGATCCGGACGATCGAATTCAACCTTTCCGAAGGCATGATTCCGTCGGCGATCCGGCAAATGCTCTGCATCGCGGCGGCGTTCGCAGGGGCGCACGCCGGTACGGAGCTGATGAACTGGATCGGCGAGGAGGGAGCGCACCGGTGA
- a CDS encoding type I glutamate--ammonia ligase, with amino-acid sequence MSGEHLLKLIRERNIEWVDFRFVDLPGRAQHITVPACEVDEKTFTNGIAFDGSSIAGFRGIEESDMVLIPDPESYYIDPFAARPTLNVMCNIYTPEGERYDRDPRSIAQKAEEYLRKSGIGTAAYFAPESEFFIFDDVRYATDVNRSFFEVDSVEAFWNTGRKEEGGNLGFKVKQKAGYVPVPPTDTQQDIRSEICQLLMDTGLRVERHHHEVATAGQGEINFRFDTLTKTADNLMKYKYIIHNVARKHGKVATFMPKPLFGDNGSGMHTHQSLFDGDTPLFYDKNGYAGLSELAMNYIAGILYHAPALIAITNPSTNSFKRLVPGYEAPVNLVFSKGNRSAAIRIPIGAVTPKSARIEFRTPDSTCNPYLAFAAMLLAGLDGIRKKLDPRALGYGPIDKNIYELSEAEKAEIRSVPGSLDEALDALEADHEFLTEGGVFSEDFLRNYIDFKRAEARAVNIRIHPYEYHLYFDC; translated from the coding sequence ATGTCCGGTGAACATTTGCTGAAGCTCATCCGCGAGCGGAACATCGAATGGGTCGACTTCCGGTTCGTCGACCTGCCCGGCCGCGCGCAGCACATCACGGTGCCGGCGTGCGAGGTAGACGAGAAGACGTTCACGAACGGCATCGCCTTCGACGGCTCGTCGATCGCCGGCTTTCGCGGAATCGAGGAATCCGATATGGTGCTGATTCCCGATCCGGAGTCGTATTATATCGACCCGTTCGCCGCACGGCCGACGCTGAACGTGATGTGTAACATTTATACGCCGGAAGGCGAGCGCTACGATCGGGACCCGCGTTCTATCGCGCAAAAGGCGGAAGAATACCTGCGCAAGTCCGGCATCGGTACGGCTGCTTATTTTGCGCCGGAGTCGGAGTTTTTCATTTTCGACGACGTGCGTTACGCGACGGACGTCAACCGTTCCTTTTTCGAAGTCGATTCGGTGGAAGCGTTCTGGAATACGGGGCGGAAAGAAGAAGGCGGCAACCTCGGTTTCAAAGTGAAGCAGAAGGCGGGATACGTGCCTGTGCCGCCGACGGATACGCAGCAGGACATCCGTTCGGAAATTTGTCAGTTGCTGATGGACACCGGCTTGCGCGTCGAACGGCACCATCACGAAGTGGCGACCGCCGGTCAGGGCGAGATCAATTTCCGGTTCGACACGCTGACCAAAACGGCGGACAACCTGATGAAATACAAATACATTATCCATAACGTCGCGCGCAAGCACGGCAAGGTGGCGACGTTCATGCCGAAGCCGCTGTTCGGCGACAACGGCAGCGGGATGCACACGCACCAGTCGCTGTTCGACGGCGATACGCCGCTGTTCTACGACAAAAACGGCTACGCCGGGCTGAGCGAGCTGGCGATGAACTATATCGCGGGCATTCTGTACCACGCGCCGGCGCTGATCGCGATCACGAACCCGAGCACGAACTCGTTCAAGCGGCTCGTGCCGGGCTATGAGGCGCCGGTCAACCTCGTGTTCTCGAAAGGCAACCGTTCCGCGGCGATCCGAATCCCGATCGGCGCGGTGACGCCGAAGAGCGCCCGTATTGAATTCCGCACGCCGGACTCGACGTGCAACCCGTATCTGGCGTTCGCCGCGATGCTGCTCGCGGGGCTGGACGGCATCCGCAAGAAGCTCGACCCGCGTGCGCTCGGCTATGGTCCGATCGACAAGAACATTTACGAGTTGTCCGAGGCCGAGAAGGCGGAAATCCGCAGCGTCCCCGGCAGCCTCGATGAGGCGCTCGACGCGCTGGAGGCCGATCATGAGTTTTTAACGGAAGGCGGCGTGTTCTCAGAAGATTTCCTGCGCAACTACATCGACTTCAAGCGCGCGGAAGCGCGGGCGGTCAACATCCGCATTCATCCGTACGAATATCATCTGTATTTCGATTGCTGA
- a CDS encoding 3-deoxy-7-phosphoheptulonate synthase yields MIAITSAGISEERLQEIVQHIEKFGVKAHISRGVDRIVIGIIGKFEPVLMEQLRQMKDVENVIRVSKPYKLASREFHPENTVIDIRGVRIGGDELVVMGGPCAVESPEQIDRIARLVKEAGGQVLRGGAFKPRTGPYSFQGIGVEGLEMMAEAARKYGLLTVTEVMTPEYVDICAQYADILQVGTRNMQNFDLLRKLGQTDKPVLLKRGFAATYEEFLCAAEYILAGGNPNVILCERGIRTFEPYTRNTLDLAAIPSLKTLSHLPVISDPSHGTGRRELVAPMAKASVAAGADGLIIEMHYDPDHSMTGDGVQSLYPDQFAELLRELEKLAPLCGKTFSTPKSSAVPAG; encoded by the coding sequence ATGATCGCCATTACATCCGCCGGCATTTCCGAGGAGCGCCTTCAGGAGATTGTCCAGCATATCGAGAAGTTCGGTGTCAAAGCCCACATTTCTCGCGGCGTCGACCGCATCGTCATCGGCATTATCGGCAAATTCGAGCCGGTGCTCATGGAACAACTGCGCCAGATGAAAGACGTCGAAAACGTCATTCGCGTCTCGAAGCCGTACAAACTGGCCAGCCGCGAATTCCATCCGGAAAACACCGTCATCGACATCCGGGGAGTCCGCATCGGCGGCGACGAACTCGTCGTCATGGGCGGGCCGTGTGCCGTCGAGTCGCCCGAGCAGATTGATCGGATTGCTCGGCTCGTCAAGGAAGCCGGCGGACAGGTACTGCGCGGCGGGGCGTTCAAACCGCGGACCGGCCCGTACAGCTTCCAGGGCATCGGCGTCGAGGGGCTCGAGATGATGGCCGAGGCGGCCCGCAAATACGGGCTGCTGACGGTGACCGAAGTCATGACGCCGGAGTACGTGGACATTTGTGCGCAGTACGCCGATATTTTGCAGGTCGGCACGCGCAACATGCAAAATTTCGACCTTCTGCGCAAGCTCGGACAAACCGACAAACCCGTGCTGCTCAAGCGCGGTTTCGCCGCGACGTATGAGGAATTTCTATGTGCGGCCGAATATATTTTGGCGGGCGGCAATCCGAATGTCATACTGTGTGAGCGAGGCATCCGGACGTTCGAACCGTATACGCGGAACACGCTCGATCTGGCGGCCATTCCGTCGCTCAAGACGCTCAGCCATTTGCCGGTCATCAGCGATCCGAGCCACGGCACGGGACGGCGGGAGCTCGTTGCGCCGATGGCGAAAGCGTCGGTGGCGGCGGGCGCAGACGGTCTCATCATCGAGATGCATTACGATCCCGACCATTCGATGACCGGCGACGGCGTGCAGTCGCTTTATCCCGACCAGTTCGCCGAGTTGCTGAGAGAACTGGAAAAACTCGCGCCTCTATGCGGCAAAACGTTTTCGACGCCGAAAAGCAGCGCGGTGCCTGCAGGTTGA